ATGAATATATATGTCTATCAGCCAAAACATCTCTTATTATACCGCCTCCAAGAGCCGTTAAAAAAGCACTGATGGTAATACCCAAAAGATCTAACCTGTTTCTTACCCCTACAATAAATCCACTTATAGCAAAAGCAATTATTCCTATAATATCAGTAATCTCTAACATTTGACCCTCTGCGAATGAGTTATTGCAACAGCAATGGCGTCTGTAATATCAAGAGGTTTTATATCTCCTTTAATTCCCAAAATACGCTTAACCATAAAAGCCACCTGCTCTTTTTTAGCCTTTCCGTTTCCAGTAACCGCCCTTTTAACCTGAAGAGGTGTATATTCGCTGAAATTACCATGTATCTGAAGTATTCTAAGAGAAAGAGCGCCTCTAAACTGCGCAAGTTTTAATACTGTTTTGGGATTATAGGCGAAAAAAATATCCTCAATCGCAACTTCATCTATTGAAGAATCATAAATCATATCGATACCTTCTATTAATTGTGAAAGCTGA
This genomic interval from Nautilia profundicola AmH contains the following:
- the ruvC gene encoding crossover junction endodeoxyribonuclease RuvC, with the translated sequence MKILGIDPGTIKCGYAIIETKPKLTLIDAGFIKITEKELQYQLSQLIEGIDMIYDSSIDEVAIEDIFFAYNPKTVLKLAQFRGALSLRILQIHGNFSEYTPLQVKRAVTGNGKAKKEQVAFMVKRILGIKGDIKPLDITDAIAVAITHSQRVKC